A DNA window from Vigna unguiculata cultivar IT97K-499-35 chromosome 10, ASM411807v1, whole genome shotgun sequence contains the following coding sequences:
- the LOC114166453 gene encoding acid phosphatase 1-like, translated as MAERAVRELLRVVMVMMLLMLGAETEAMSSRRGHKRGKEESSGSGEEDAMSFCLSWRLAVEANNVVAWPTVPPQCSQYVETYMLNGQYERDLDLIVEEILGYVNQTLLPPDAIDAWILDVDDTCLSNIFYYKSKNYGCDPYDPYAFRKWAMTGRCPAISSVLRLFSILVDRGFKVFLLTGRDEETLGEVTKNNLQNQGFIGYERLILRSAAYRGKSAVKYKSDVRKQLEEEGYRIWGNVGDQWSDIKGDYLGNRTFKLPNPMYFVP; from the exons ATGGCAGAGAGAGCAGTGAGAGAGTTGTTGAGGGTGGTGATGGTGATGATGTTACTGATGTTGGGAGCAGAGACAGAGGCAATGAGCAGCAGAAGGGGCCATAAAAGGGGCAAAGAAGAGTCATCTGGGTCTGGTGAAGAGGATGCAATGAGCTTTTGCTTGAGTTGGAGATTGGCAGTGGAAGCAAACAATGTGGTTGCATGGCCAACAGTGCCACCACAGTGTTCCCAATATGTGGAGACTTACATGTTGAATGGACAGTACGAAAGGGACCTGGATTTGATAGTGGAGGAAATATTGGGATATGTCAACCAAACATTGCTCCCTCCAGACGCCATCGATGCTTGGATTTTGGATGTTGATGACACTTGCCTCTCCAACATCTTCTATTACAAAAGCAAAAACTATGG GTGTGATCCTTATGACCCATATGCCTTTAGGAAGTGGGCCATGACAGGAAGGTGCCCTGCAATTTCTTCTGTGCTGAGGTTGTTTAGCATTTTAGTGGACAGAGGCTTCAAAGTGTTTTTGCTCACTGGAAGAGATGAAGAGACTCTCGGTGAAGTTACCAAGAACAACTTGCAGAATCAAGGGTTTATTGGCTATGAACGGCTTATTTTGAG GAGTGCAGCATACAGAGGGAAAAGTGCAGTGAAATATAAATCTGATGTGAGAAAGCAGTTAGAAGAGGAAGGTTACAGAATATGGGGGAATGTGGGAGACCAGTGGAGTGATATTAAGGGAGACTATTTGGGGAACCGTACTTTCAAGCTTCCTAATCCAATGTACTTTGTTCCCTAA
- the LOC114166981 gene encoding acid phosphatase 1-like: MMSKIRILQAIVAGLTYLLALLTKVVVSQKGRPHQQKSAEEEENERFGLSWRVAVEANNVCPWRTVPPRCYHHLQNYMCAGQYERDLNLVVEHILIYASQIQLSSDGMDAWILDVDDTCISNVSYYKAKRFGCEPFDSTIFKAWIMKGMCPANPAVRLLFNTLKERGFKLFLLTGRDQATLSAITTHNLHTQGFVGYQRLILRSPEYKGQGAVKYKSAIRKEIEREGYRIWGNVGDQWSDLQGECSGKRTFKLPNPMYFIS; this comes from the exons ATGATGTCGAAGATAAGAATTCTGCAAGCAATAGTTGCAGGACTAACGTACTTGTTGGCGTTGTTAACGAAAGTGGTGGTGAGCCAAAAGGGTCGTCCACATCAGCAGAAGAGTGCGGAGGAGGAGGAGAACGAGAGGTTTGGCCTGAGTTGGAGGGTGGCGGTGGAAGCAAACAATGTGTGTCCATGGCGGACGGTGCCACCTCGGTGCTACCACCACCTTCAGAACTACATGTGTGCAGGACAGTACGAGCGTGACCTAAACCTCGTCGTCGAACACATCCTCATCTATGCCTCTCAGATTCAACTTTCCTCTGACGGCATGGATGCTTGGATTCTTGATGTTGATGACACTTGCATCTCCAACGTTTCTTACTACAAAGCCAAGCGATTTGG GTGTGAGCCATTTGACTCGACCATATTCAAGGCATGGATTATGAAGGGAATGTGCCCGGCAAATCCTGCAGTGAGATTATTGTTTAACACCTTGAAAGAGAGAGGCTTCAAACTGTTCCTGCTAACTGGAAGAGACCAAGCAACTCTCTCTGCAATCACCACTCACAACTTGCACACCCAAGGCTTCGTTGGCTATCAACGTCTCATTCTCAG GAGTCCTGAATACAAAGGGCAAGGTGCAGTGAAATACAAGTCAGCAATTCGGAAGGAGATAGAAAGAGAAGGGTACAGAATATGGGGAAATGTTGGAGACCAGTGGAGTGATCTTCAAGGAGAATGTTCGGGCAAACGCACTTTCAAACTCCCAAATCCCATGTATTTCATATCTTGA
- the LOC114166178 gene encoding uncharacterized protein LOC114166178 — protein sequence MGIAGVLRNIVRPLSLASSRTLTSRMPTNVSMTSFCPVSPSPCKPPQWILPLWNHFHSLTDSLTDTRFPKRRPSDKSRRKRASLRPSGPYAWVQYTPGQPILPNKPNEGSVKRRNEKKRMRQRRAFILAERKKRKAQLQEANRKKNIERVERKMAAVAREREWAERLAELQRLEAQKTI from the exons ATGGGAATTGCAGGAGTCCTAAGGAACATTGTTCGCCCTCTGTCACTTGCATCATCAAGAACCTTGACTTCTCGAATGCCCACCAATGTTTCGATGACATCGTTTTGTCCTGTTTCTCCATCTCCCTGTAAACCTCCCCAGTGGATTCTTCCCCTCTGGAATCACTTCCATAGCTTGACAGACAGCTTGACAGACACTCGCTTCCCAAAGAGACGACCCTCTGATAAATCTCGTCGAAAGAGGGCCAGCCTGAGACCGTCTG GACCTTATGCTTGGGTTCAATATACACCTGGCCAACCCATACTTCCAAATAAGCCGAATGAGGGGAGTGTCAAAAGGAGAAATGAGAAGAAACGCATGAGGCAGCGCCGTGCCTTTATATTG GCGGAGAGGAAGAAAAGGAAAGCTCAGCTGCAAGAGGCTAATCGGAAGAAAAATATTGAGAGGGTAGAGCGTAAAATGGCTGCAGTTGCAAGGGAAAGGGAGTGGGCAGAAAGACTGGCCGAGTTGCAGCGACTTGAGGCACAGAAGACAATCTAA
- the LOC114167628 gene encoding ribonuclease 1-like has product MSMLLVLSLFILLEVPKSCIAFEYFIFPQSWPKGFCEKQIVDKQNRTCHPKIPKKFIIHGLWPEPISTDRPIGAVNLTEEDIKAVEKELALDWPSLLGSNFFFWGREWWNHGVFSEEQFPKLEYFKLAMEIYKKNDMFEILKKEKIVPKTKELYNVSFVIEAVKKHTEHDPQIKCYTHAKLRVLALYEIRVCLTVDGMSYRDCPDPHGNCGTTHLLYPK; this is encoded by the exons ATGTCTATGCTTTTGGTTCTCTCTCTCTTTATTCTCTTAGAAGTACCAAAATCATGTATTGCTTTCGAATATTTTATCTTCCCTCAATCATGGCCAAAAGGATTTTGTGAGAAGCAAATTGTGGATAAACAAAACCGAACATGTCACCCAAAAATACCAAAGAAATTCATTATTCATGGACTATGGCCAGAACCAATATCTACTGATAGACCGATTGGTGCTGTTAATCTTACTGAGGAG GATATAAAAGCTGTGGAAAAAGAACTTGCTTTGGATTGGCCAAGTTTACTTGggagtaattttttcttttggggTCGGGAGTGGTGGAATCATGGAGTATTTTCAGAGGAACAGTTCCCAAAACTGGAATATTTCAAACTGGCGATggaaatttataagaaaaacgACATGTTTGAGATTcttaaaaaggaaaagattGTCCCAAAAACGAAAGAACTTTATAATGTAAGTTTCGTTATTGAAGCAGTAAAGAAACACACCGAGCATGATCCTCAGATAAAATGTTATACACATGCAAAACTAAGGGTTCTTGCTCTTTATGAAATCAGGGTTTGTTTAACGGTCGATGGAATGTCATACAGAGATTGTCCCGATCCTCATGGTAATTGTGGTACAACCCATTTATTGTACCCGAAATGA